ATCACCGAGGTACACGTCCTGATGCCCTGGGGCAGCCTGCTGCGTGGCATGCTCGGCTCCGATCCGACGATGCTTCGTGCCCTGGCGGCCGTCTGCGTGCCGGACGCCGAATTCCTGATCACCCTGAACCTGCACGCCTGGCGGCCCGCCGTGCCCGAGGTAGGCACCCATCCGGAGCCGACCCCCTCCTCGGCGTCGCGTGACCTGGCGCCGGTGCTCGCCGCCCAGGGCTGGCGCCTCGGTCGGGCCGACTATCTCGACGCCGAGGAGATCGACGCGCTGGCGACCTCGTGGACCCGGCGGCTGAACTCCTCCCGAGATCAGCTCGACGTGCTGGCCCTGCGCGGCGTGGTCAACCCGACGGACGTCGAGTGAGCGCGAGAACGAAGTCGTAGGCGCCGCGGCGTGACCAGCCTGGCTGCGCGGCGAGGGCCATCGCGACGGTCCTCGGCGAGACGGAGTCGGCGAGCAGCGCGCTGACCAGGCTCGTCGGATCGACGCGGGGGAGCGGGGCGCTCTCCTCCTCGGCATCCACCCGGCACACCACGTCGCCCCGGCCCGGCGCTCGTACCTCGGCCGCGGGCCCCCACCAGGGGCGTTCGGCGCCCGCGGGCGTCGCACCGGCCACGGCCACCCGGCGGGCACCGGCCTGTCTGTCCACCTCCGCGAGCACTCGCGGCAGCTCCGCGGCCTGCGCGGTGAAGACGACGGCGGTACCGGGATGGGCGCCGACAAGACGGGGCACCTCACGTGGGGCGAGCCGACCCGCCGCCAGCACCGGGGTGGCCTGCGGCGAGACCGCCGAGACGGCCAGCTCGGGGGGAAGCCCGAGCACTTCGACGGTCGGGCGGTCCGGTGCGGCGAGGAGCGCGGCGATCGTCGGCTCGGTGTCGTCGGTGGTGGCGACGGCGAGCACCCGCCCACCCGCCGCCAGGCAGGCCGCTGCCTCCGCCGCACGGCCCACCCGGCCGCCGTGCGCGGTGACGGCAGCGCGCGCGCCGCCGTCCTCGGCGATGACCAGATCGGCGGCGGCGCACTCCACGGCGAGTCGGCGCACCCGTCCCGGCCCGGCACGAAACCGCACCAGCACCCCGTTCGGCGGGCCAGGCGCGCGTTCCACGAGGACGTCGACCACCGCCGAGGGCTCCGCCGCCCGCTGTATCAGCTCCCGAGGCAGCCCCGACGCGGCGAGATCCGCGTTCGTGGCCAGGGTGTCCGGCAGCCGCTCGGAACTGAGCCGCACCACCGCCCCCGACGCCGGCCGCCACAGCGAGTTCCCGGTGGCATGCACGACGATCTCGACCCCGCCCGAGGCGATGGTGATCCGCAGCGGCCCGGCCACGGCGGGTTCGGCGGGACCGACGAGTTCGGCGGCGACGCCGATGACACAGGTCGCCCTGGCGGTGATGTCGGCGTCGGCGGAGAACTCGAGCGTCTTGGCGTGGGTTCCTCGGACGGCGGCGTGTCCCCGACAACGCAGCCGCAGGACCTCGATCGACATGATCAGTTCGCCTTCCACGCCGTTGCGGTGTCCGTCTGGCCGGGGTCTGGAGCATAGCCGTGTGCCGCACCGTCGGGCGCGCGCCGGAGGTCCCGTCGGCGCGTGGGGCGCGGGCGGTCGCGGCGTATGCAGGCCGTCGAGATCGGGTGAATCCGCCGTCGACTTCTCGACGTGGGGACGTACTGTGCGATAGACATACTCTTGACAAGCGCATTCGAACAGATGTGCGGCAGGAGTAGGATGCGAGTCACTGATCGCCAGCTCAGGCTGCTGGGACTGTGCAAGGTTCCAGGGGTCAACTGGTACCTCATCGCGCGCGAAGCCCAGCGGCCTGACGGCGTGAGCCGTCTCTGG
This genomic stretch from Actinoalloteichus hoggarensis harbors:
- the kamB gene encoding 16S rRNA (adenine(1408)-N(1))-methyltransferase KamB; this encodes MRRVTGKQVVDITAAGYDELVARHQGVVLDVGTGDGKHAYHVARHRPDVLVVGLDAAKDNLRRIAAKAAAKPAKGGLPNLLYVWAGVERLPAELHGITEVHVLMPWGSLLRGMLGSDPTMLRALAAVCVPDAEFLITLNLHAWRPAVPEVGTHPEPTPSSASRDLAPVLAAQGWRLGRADYLDAEEIDALATSWTRRLNSSRDQLDVLALRGVVNPTDVE
- a CDS encoding DUF371 domain-containing protein, which gives rise to MSIEVLRLRCRGHAAVRGTHAKTLEFSADADITARATCVIGVAAELVGPAEPAVAGPLRITIASGGVEIVVHATGNSLWRPASGAVVRLSSERLPDTLATNADLAASGLPRELIQRAAEPSAVVDVLVERAPGPPNGVLVRFRAGPGRVRRLAVECAAADLVIAEDGGARAAVTAHGGRVGRAAEAAACLAAGGRVLAVATTDDTEPTIAALLAAPDRPTVEVLGLPPELAVSAVSPQATPVLAAGRLAPREVPRLVGAHPGTAVVFTAQAAELPRVLAEVDRQAGARRVAVAGATPAGAERPWWGPAAEVRAPGRGDVVCRVDAEEESAPLPRVDPTSLVSALLADSVSPRTVAMALAAQPGWSRRGAYDFVLALTRRPSG